A part of Bacteroidota bacterium genomic DNA contains:
- a CDS encoding LUD domain-containing protein, giving the protein MSDRQKQFDIAAEKVAFDKEHRRKIRYNMSKYDQAVEKGKKLFSDLEVARERASKIKLRVLQNLDKHIIDFRENFEKQGGKVLFAGDAKEAAQYVLDIANRKEARFIVKSKSMITEEIELNDLLTKNGIESLETDLGEYIVQIAGEKPYHIVTPAMHKSRKDIAELFHRIHDTPEESSPEELTFFVRQLLRNKFI; this is encoded by the coding sequence ATGAGTGACAGGCAGAAGCAATTTGATATCGCTGCAGAAAAGGTTGCATTTGATAAAGAGCACCGGAGAAAGATCCGGTACAATATGTCGAAATACGACCAGGCTGTTGAGAAGGGAAAGAAATTGTTTTCAGATTTAGAGGTGGCACGCGAAAGGGCTTCGAAGATAAAACTCAGGGTATTACAGAATCTTGACAAGCACATTATTGATTTCAGGGAGAATTTTGAGAAGCAGGGAGGAAAGGTACTTTTTGCCGGTGATGCAAAAGAAGCAGCGCAATATGTTCTGGATATTGCAAACAGGAAGGAAGCCCGTTTCATCGTGAAGTCGAAATCGATGATCACCGAAGAGATAGAATTAAATGATCTTCTTACGAAGAACGGGATTGAGTCGCTGGAGACGGATCTTGGTGAGTACATAGTACAAATTGCGGGGGAAAAACCCTATCATATTGTAACCCCTGCGATGCACAAATCGCGGAAAGATATAGCTGAGTTATTTCACAGGATACATGATACCCCGGAGGAAAGCTCCCCGGAAGAGTTAACATTTTTTGTACGTCAATTGCTGAGGAATAAGTTCATT
- the rpiB gene encoding ribose 5-phosphate isomerase B, which produces MDENSGLICIASDHAGFPMKQFLKQKLSDSGYVVKDYGCYSEQSVDYPDYIHPLAKSVDQGECERGIIICGSGNGAQMTANKYPNVRAALCWDAEQTRLARMHNDANVMSLPGRFVEFEESWRMTMIFLQTEFEGGRHTQRVEKISRIQ; this is translated from the coding sequence ATGGACGAAAATTCAGGATTAATATGCATTGCCAGCGATCATGCTGGATTTCCCATGAAGCAATTTCTAAAGCAGAAGTTGAGCGATAGCGGATATGTAGTTAAGGATTACGGATGTTATTCGGAGCAGAGTGTAGATTATCCTGATTATATACATCCATTGGCGAAATCGGTAGATCAGGGTGAATGTGAAAGGGGAATAATTATCTGTGGGAGTGGAAATGGTGCACAAATGACGGCAAACAAGTATCCTAATGTCAGGGCGGCATTATGTTGGGATGCGGAGCAAACAAGACTGGCTCGTATGCACAATGATGCAAACGTTATGTCGTTACCGGGACGATTTGTTGAATTTGAAGAATCCTGGAGAATGACCATGATCTTTCTGCAGACAGAGTTTGAAGGAGGGAGGCATACACAGCGGGTAGAAAAGATTTCGAGGATACAGTAG
- the nadA gene encoding quinolinate synthase NadA, whose translation MDYKKEFLKLKEEKNAVLLAHYYQIPEIQDIADFVGDSLGLAQKAATTTKDIIVFAGVHFMAETAKILNPGKKVFLPDLEAGCSLADSCPPEQFSKFRKKYPDHIVISYINCTAAIKAMSDVICTSGNAVKIVESFPYDQKIIFAPDKNLGGYINKVTGRNMILWDGTCEVHDILETEAVIKIKMENPDAKLIAHPECKAQVLEIADFIGSTTALLKYTTHDVSKKYIVATETGILHQMKKESPEKEFIIVPTNETCSCNDCPYMKLNTMQKLYLCLKNEKPEIFLEEDLMRAAEKPINRMLDISKKAGLI comes from the coding sequence ATGGACTATAAAAAAGAGTTTCTAAAACTAAAAGAAGAAAAAAATGCTGTTTTACTGGCTCATTACTATCAGATACCAGAAATTCAGGATATAGCAGATTTTGTGGGTGATAGTCTGGGACTTGCGCAAAAGGCTGCAACTACAACAAAAGATATCATTGTTTTTGCGGGAGTTCACTTTATGGCTGAGACTGCTAAAATACTGAATCCGGGAAAGAAAGTATTTTTACCCGATTTAGAAGCGGGTTGTTCTCTTGCCGATTCTTGTCCTCCGGAACAATTCAGCAAATTCAGGAAAAAGTATCCCGATCATATAGTTATTTCTTATATAAATTGTACGGCAGCTATAAAAGCTATGTCGGATGTAATATGTACATCCGGAAATGCAGTAAAAATCGTTGAGTCATTTCCTTATGATCAAAAGATCATTTTTGCACCGGATAAAAATCTGGGAGGGTATATAAATAAAGTAACAGGAAGAAATATGATTTTATGGGATGGTACATGCGAGGTTCATGACATCCTGGAAACAGAAGCCGTTATAAAGATAAAAATGGAAAATCCGGATGCTAAACTGATCGCTCATCCTGAATGCAAAGCACAGGTATTGGAAATAGCTGACTTTATTGGTTCTACAACCGCTTTGCTGAAATATACCACTCATGATGTCTCGAAAAAATACATCGTTGCTACGGAAACAGGTATTTTGCATCAAATGAAGAAAGAATCACCTGAGAAAGAGTTTATCATTGTTCCTACAAACGAAACGTGTTCATGTAACGATTGTCCTTATATGAAACTGAATACAATGCAGAAATTGTATCTTTGTCTGAAAAATGAGAAACCGGAGATCTTCCTGGAAGAAGATTTAATGCGGGCTGCAGAAAAACCGATTAATAGGATGCTTGATATTTCAAAAAAAGCGGGACTAATCTAA